In Candidatus Hydrogenedentota bacterium, the DNA window CCAAAGCCGCCAAGGCGCGACCGGCGCCTCCCAAAAAGGCGCCATCGAAAAAGACGCCAACCGGGGCTGTCGCCCAAAAAGCCGCGCCGGATAAACCGGCCTTGAAAAAAGAGGCCGCCAGGAAACAATCCGCGCCGCCTCCCGCCAAACCCGTTGAAAAAAAGTCCGTTGCGGTTTCAGCGGCGCCTCCGTCTTCCAAACCCGCCGCGCCGCCCGCCGCCGAACCGGCCCGGAGCCGTGTGAAAATTCTCCCGCGGGAATTCCTGATGGCGCTTGCCACCACAATCAAAAACAGCATTGCGCCGATGATCAAGGAGGCGCGAGGACGCGAAATCGTGGGCAGCGCCGTCAGCGGCGATTCGACGTTCGAGGTGGATCGCGTGGCGGAGAAGGCGTTGTTGACCTTTTTGAAAAATGCGCGGATTCCGCTGGCCTACTACTCGGAAGATTCGGGCTACACCACGTTTACGAACGCCCAGCCGCAGAATTTGCTGCTTGTGGATCCGATAGACGGCACGCGCGCGGCTAAAAGCGGTTTCGAGGGCTGTGTGATTTCGATTGCCACGACGCGGGTCATCGAACGGCCGTGCATGGCCGATGTGGACAGCGCGTTGGTGCTGGAACTCATGGGCGATCGCGTTTTCTATGCCGAACGGGGCAAGGGCGCCCGTGTCGTGCAGGGCGATCACATCAAGCGCCCGAAGTTGTCGAAAAACACGAGCCTCGAAATGCTGGCATGGGCGATGACCGTGCCGGCGCGTCCCGCGGAACTGATTTTCCAAACCGCCGCGAAACTTGTGGATGTCAGTTCGCTCAAGGGTGGATTTTTCGCGTGCAACAGCACATCGTTCAGCCTGACCCGGCTGGTAACCAACCAACTCGATGCGTGCGTTGATTTCGCCAACCGGTATTACCGCGACATTCCCCAACTTGTCCACGACAAATTCATCAATGCCGGACGCGGCAACGTGATCGGCGTCGAACCGTACGATCTCGCCGCGGGACTCCTCATCGCGCAGGAAGCCGGGGCCATCGTGACCGACGCCTATGGACGGGATTTCAACGATGTGCTGCTGCTGGACAGTTCGGTGGACAACCAGCGATCCGTGATCGCGGCGGCCAACGCCGAATTGCACGAAAAACTGCTGCGGTTCTTCGACACGCGCATCAACCAGTGCGAGCAGTTGCTCAAGATGAGCGCCGGCGGCGGGAATTGACGCCGGATCAGCGGCCCGGACGCCCCCGCGCAAAATCAATGATGAAGATCTGTTGGCAATCCGCGCCGTTGTAGGCGGTTTTTCGCGCGCCGGATTCGTCTTTCGTGGGCACGGGTTTCGTGTAGGCCAGCCTTCGCCCGTCGGGGGAAACCACCAATTCGATACGGGGCGGGCCGTCGCCGCGGGGCGTCAGAAATCGCGTTTTGCCGAAGCGCCTGCCCGGTTTCACGCAGGTGGCTGCGATGCCGTTGTCGCTGATGCAGAAGATGGTGTCGCCCGACGGATGCCAGCGCAGGCCGGGACCGGCCCCTTTCGCAAAATGCGTGGCCTGCACGGGCCTCTTGGCAGGATCGCCCGACCGGTCCGATCCGTCGGATGGGATGATGAATATCTGCGTCAACCCGTCTTCGGCATGGCCGTAGTAGGCGATGCGGCGGCCGTCGGGCGATCCGCGCACCGTGCCGCATGCCCATGCGTGCGTCAGGCGGCGGATGCGCGTGCCCTTGGGCGGCGACGGATAACGATTCGCGCCACCCGCGTCGGCGGTCGTGATGTCAACCTCGTTGGGAATGTCAACCACAAAGAGCGAATCCTGGTAGCCGACACCGTCGTCTTCGCGGACCGTGCCGATGAAGGCCCGCATGAGTCCCTCGCGTCCAATCCACGAGTCGCCGAGCGCGCGTTCGATTTCACCGGGTTTCGATGTGCCTTTGGGCACAACGGGGACGAGCACGGCAAACCAGCACAACGCGCCGCCGGGCGCCTTCGGATGGCGCTCCATGTAACCGATGGTGCGCTCGTATTGCGGCAGCAGGAAATCGTCGTAGGTGAAACCGATTCGGCGCCCGTCAAGCGAGTATTCGTGTCGGTGCGTGCCGCCGCGATGCGCGCCGGGCAACGTGTCCCGCGCCGTTTCGACGTCACGAAAATCGAGCCATGCGAGTTTCCCGCCGCCGTCCGCGGACACTTCCGCCCCGTTTCGGTTCGGTTTCGCGTAAAACCCGCGCCGGGGCACGTCCGAAACGGGCGGTCCGTGGATGAACGCGACCGCGTCCGCCACCGGCGAGAACGACGCCGCCCCGACGCCCGGCGCGGCCTTCGCTCCCGTGATAACCTCGGCCGGCCGATAGAGGACGGTTTCCTTGCCGGTGGCAATCTCGACCTTCTCGATGGATTGGCTGTTTTCGATGCCCGGCCCGACCATCTCGCGCGTGTCGTAACAGAGGAAACGGCCATCCGACGAAAAATTGTCGTTGTTATCCAGCCAGTGGTGTTTCGGGGAAAACGTAATCTGTTGTTCAGTCATGAATTCGGCTTCGGCTCGTGGGGAAATCATTACCATGAAGAACACGAAGATCGAAAACACGGCGGCGAGAATTGCCGGCCAAGGATTGACTCCCAGGAAAAGGCGGTAAAAACGCGGAAAAATCCATGAAATTCCATTGCCGGTCGAGAAAACCATCGTGTCATTCGTCCTTATTGTCTTTTTGAAACCTGGGTGTTCTTTGCGCACTTGCGGCGGAAAAGAAACGGATCCCTTGGCGCGATTCGTCGCTGTCTGAAAAAACAATCCCCCACGGCTGCTGGTCCTGGGATCCGGTCGTCTTTCTCATGCAGACATTTGCTTTCCATCAACACTCCTCCGGCAATAAAGTTAGCCCGACTTCCGCGGCTGATTTCAAACTGCGGAAGTCGGGCTAGTCCCGGCAGGCGGCTTGACGCTCTTCGCGTAGAGTGCCGATACGGCGCTCGACCACGTATGTCAGCCTGGAGACCACGGGGCTCAATCCATTGCAGGACCGGATAACGGAGGCTGGGGGCATGCCGATCGCGGATTGCGGAATGAGAGGGGATCATTTCGTTTCGACTATGCGAGCGTCCCGTCGAACACGTTTTGGGGGCGGGCGAATCCGGGCGTATCCATCCCCGAACATATCCGGGAGATTACGGGCGTCACGGACGAGAAGGCGGCCGAGTCCAGGCCGCCGAAAGAAGTAGTGCGGGATTTCTTTGTCTGGGCGGGGCCGGGGGCATTGCACGCGGCGCACAGCGGCGAGTTTGAGCGAGGATCGGTCAACGGCGGTAATATCGCTCTTCAACGCGGTCAAGCGTTTCTCCAAACCGACGATCCGTTTGCGGAGTTCGAGACAACCGGGCATGTCGTTTGCGAGTGCCGCGATCAATTCCAAATCCCGCCGCGGCGGAGGCCGCGAAGAGTTTGAAACGGACGGCGTTCCTGTGTCATGGTAACGCCGCTTTCTTCATGAAAGGGCGCGCGAGTGCGCGGGGAAAA includes these proteins:
- a CDS encoding DUF3748 domain-containing protein; translation: MVFSTGNGISWIFPRFYRLFLGVNPWPAILAAVFSIFVFFMVMISPRAEAEFMTEQQITFSPKHHWLDNNDNFSSDGRFLCYDTREMVGPGIENSQSIEKVEIATGKETVLYRPAEVITGAKAAPGVGAASFSPVADAVAFIHGPPVSDVPRRGFYAKPNRNGAEVSADGGGKLAWLDFRDVETARDTLPGAHRGGTHRHEYSLDGRRIGFTYDDFLLPQYERTIGYMERHPKAPGGALCWFAVLVPVVPKGTSKPGEIERALGDSWIGREGLMRAFIGTVREDDGVGYQDSLFVVDIPNEVDITTADAGGANRYPSPPKGTRIRRLTHAWACGTVRGSPDGRRIAYYGHAEDGLTQIFIIPSDGSDRSGDPAKRPVQATHFAKGAGPGLRWHPSGDTIFCISDNGIAATCVKPGRRFGKTRFLTPRGDGPPRIELVVSPDGRRLAYTKPVPTKDESGARKTAYNGADCQQIFIIDFARGRPGR
- a CDS encoding inositol monophosphatase family protein, encoding MAQAKSSPKKKPGRPAKSAAKKSGRQTAAKKPVKAAAKPKAAKARPAPPKKAPSKKTPTGAVAQKAAPDKPALKKEAARKQSAPPPAKPVEKKSVAVSAAPPSSKPAAPPAAEPARSRVKILPREFLMALATTIKNSIAPMIKEARGREIVGSAVSGDSTFEVDRVAEKALLTFLKNARIPLAYYSEDSGYTTFTNAQPQNLLLVDPIDGTRAAKSGFEGCVISIATTRVIERPCMADVDSALVLELMGDRVFYAERGKGARVVQGDHIKRPKLSKNTSLEMLAWAMTVPARPAELIFQTAAKLVDVSSLKGGFFACNSTSFSLTRLVTNQLDACVDFANRYYRDIPQLVHDKFINAGRGNVIGVEPYDLAAGLLIAQEAGAIVTDAYGRDFNDVLLLDSSVDNQRSVIAAANAELHEKLLRFFDTRINQCEQLLKMSAGGGN